In the genome of Solibacillus silvestris, one region contains:
- a CDS encoding ribonuclease III, which yields MTYRKKGNNQKPGVLPEKVKSQFEILENEMNIHFQNKDLLYQAFTHSSYVNEHRRKLFTDNERLEFLGDAVLELSVSKYLFEKFPHMSEGELTKLRASIVCEPSLVVFANELNFGQFVLLGKGEELTGGRERPALLADVFESFVGALYLDQGLEVVVAFLERVVFPKVEVGAFSHVMDFKSQLQEIIQQTNNGLLNYEIVDEKGPAHNRTFVSRVLLNSQELGIGRGKSKKEAEQQAAQSAMLMLKQSKQEEE from the coding sequence ATGACCTATAGAAAAAAAGGGAACAACCAGAAACCCGGTGTACTCCCTGAAAAAGTAAAATCACAATTTGAAATTTTAGAAAACGAAATGAACATTCATTTCCAGAATAAAGATTTATTATATCAAGCATTTACACATTCATCTTATGTGAATGAGCATCGCCGCAAATTATTTACGGACAACGAGCGATTGGAATTTTTAGGGGACGCTGTATTAGAGTTATCTGTATCAAAATATTTATTTGAAAAATTTCCGCATATGAGCGAAGGGGAACTTACGAAATTACGTGCATCAATCGTATGTGAGCCATCACTAGTTGTTTTTGCGAACGAATTGAACTTCGGACAATTTGTATTACTAGGTAAAGGCGAAGAATTAACAGGTGGTCGTGAACGTCCGGCATTGCTTGCTGACGTATTTGAATCATTTGTCGGAGCCCTTTATTTAGATCAAGGTTTAGAAGTTGTTGTCGCATTTTTAGAACGTGTCGTATTCCCTAAAGTTGAAGTCGGTGCTTTTTCGCATGTGATGGATTTTAAAAGTCAATTACAAGAAATTATTCAACAAACAAATAACGGCCTTTTAAATTACGAAATAGTTGATGAAAAGGGTCCAGCACATAATCGAACTTTCGTTTCACGCGTATTGTTAAACAGCCAAGAGTTAGGTATTGGCCGAGGAAAATCAAAGAAAGAGGCTGAGCAGCAAGCAGCGCAAAGTGCCATGCTAATGCTTAAGCAGTCAAAGCAAGAGGAGGAATAA
- a CDS encoding acyl carrier protein codes for MSTVFERVSKVVVDRLGVDESEVKLEASFREDLGADSLDVVELVMELEDEFDMEISDEDAEKIATVGNAISYIESKIS; via the coding sequence TTGTCTACAGTATTTGAGCGTGTTTCAAAAGTAGTCGTTGACCGTTTAGGCGTTGACGAAAGCGAAGTGAAATTAGAAGCATCATTCCGTGAGGATTTAGGTGCAGATTCATTAGACGTTGTTGAGTTAGTAATGGAACTTGAAGATGAGTTCGATATGGAAATTTCTGATGAAGATGCAGAAAAAATTGCAACAGTTGGTAATGCAATTTCATACATCGAAAGCAAAATTAGCTAA